The following coding sequences lie in one Myxococcus xanthus genomic window:
- a CDS encoding serine/threonine-protein kinase → MNSSTQPARLRPFRPQPFGRYTLLSHLATGGMGEIYLARLEGAQGFEKLCVIKKILPQLAADTDFVERFVGEARTLVRLSHGSIAQVLDMGLHEDEAYMALEHVDGKDLRKVAARVRDRQMPLPVTFILYTMGRVLDALAYAHRKKDDDGEDLKLVHRDISPQNILISYEGEVKVIDFGLAKSRLSAAKTNPSIILGKFLYMSPEQARHQPVDRRSDLYAVGLCLYELICGKNPFDGIHPGELMSLVANPRIAPLDQVEPLTPPAVTALVAKALAVEPSQRFQTAEEFRGRLQACLMEIDSSAGPESVSRFMRELFSADFQSERRLLASLKDVPRLSTEEVRALASMPDDPLAPKMTHAMLPAKTIRLDGPVEPLSFFPTPRSREGGGPVTDGETRPGVPMDESTRPAFPIEALEEEARARGVRQDTAPSVEVGPEAFVRGGGVSPSSAPIPRAPAMTREVQMTSMPPEAVPPGVAAARALLPSHMRPTELAMPSLGGPSSPEDASVQVESTDAKAESLRGRASEASPSVIALVGAPTPAVPPRGSQGTVNSRPPPPGAEPHASAAVLPRTGVVVMPAVNVPAPAPLPRTSALESMPAVEVSEGAAGYEDDEPSLSDDEDSASAREGAFGSAAPVEELSSREDEAAFSEPHPSGPMPRTASVVMAAVQPPPPGSTPARATSAVGSPDEAAASRSLSSAGMPAVGAQAGTSSRAISSVEVAALDAQDEDASDSASSVDMSSEDGTPPRTMSSAGMPAVGAEHVAPPRSMSSAGMPAVGSQTGTPARPLSSASVPASTSSGSAPARTASAVMAAVSPAQAGMTPSRGMSSLGAPQPPRGATPSRAIPAAPASGATASRSAPVVDEPAVDTTPAHGGRALSPEDEAEAGLSSTDAQSHEGASSELPVLSTEDVGHEESAASIADVDTHPRIHRPSRTERHDDTQPRVAHHADTDPRVTRHDDTHPRVVLDAGLFNDVNGSEDEERSGVSRPRSRRARPSSPGMAPASTARRTGSVSAVRPTAPAPVVTEEEEDESDDDVRVSLTPNEETRRTTMPVRPETRSAERIAKEDTRRTTMPERPERRRKGPLVLVLVLLFVSLAVVGAFFLGPPELRAQVLRQFMPKEPEGPPPAQPLRPSAPDEAQAGKAANENGPPPEGNAAQAPGASTPAGATPGIPTPNAAPPAGATPGTPAPPTGATEGRDALDDSFLAPLDTQQKDTEAPTKRAAPVRKIRSARARQLTVLEREWRETNALFNQLNAEHSCVVLGLWCTRYAEVKSEVDAAGSSDNPEALRKVRAMKRYLLQKQKELY, encoded by the coding sequence ATGAACTCGTCAACCCAACCCGCCCGGTTGAGACCCTTCCGGCCCCAGCCCTTTGGCCGGTACACGCTCCTGTCCCATCTGGCGACGGGGGGCATGGGCGAGATCTACCTCGCGCGGTTGGAGGGGGCGCAGGGGTTCGAGAAGCTCTGCGTCATCAAGAAAATCCTCCCGCAGCTGGCCGCGGACACGGACTTCGTCGAGCGCTTCGTGGGCGAGGCCCGCACCCTGGTCCGCCTGAGTCACGGCTCCATTGCCCAGGTGCTGGACATGGGCCTCCACGAGGACGAGGCCTACATGGCGCTCGAGCACGTGGACGGCAAGGACCTGCGCAAGGTGGCCGCGCGCGTGCGGGACAGGCAGATGCCGCTGCCTGTCACATTCATTCTCTACACCATGGGCCGGGTGCTGGACGCGCTGGCCTATGCGCACCGCAAGAAGGACGACGACGGGGAGGACCTGAAGCTCGTCCACCGGGACATCTCGCCGCAGAACATCCTCATCTCCTACGAAGGGGAGGTGAAGGTCATCGACTTCGGGCTCGCCAAGAGCCGGCTGTCGGCCGCGAAGACGAACCCCAGCATCATCCTGGGCAAGTTCCTCTACATGTCGCCGGAGCAGGCGCGGCACCAGCCGGTGGACCGCCGCAGCGACCTGTACGCGGTGGGGCTTTGCCTCTACGAGCTCATCTGCGGGAAGAACCCGTTCGACGGCATCCACCCGGGTGAGCTCATGTCCCTGGTGGCGAACCCGCGAATCGCGCCGCTGGACCAGGTGGAGCCGCTCACTCCGCCCGCGGTGACGGCGCTGGTGGCCAAGGCGCTGGCGGTGGAGCCGTCGCAGCGCTTCCAGACGGCGGAGGAGTTCCGCGGGCGGCTCCAGGCCTGCCTGATGGAGATTGATTCGAGCGCGGGCCCGGAGAGCGTCAGCCGCTTCATGCGCGAGCTGTTCTCGGCGGACTTCCAGTCCGAGCGGCGTCTCCTGGCGAGCCTCAAGGACGTGCCGCGCCTGTCCACGGAAGAGGTCCGTGCGCTGGCCTCGATGCCGGATGATCCGCTGGCGCCGAAGATGACGCACGCGATGCTGCCGGCGAAGACCATCCGCCTGGATGGCCCGGTGGAGCCGCTGTCGTTCTTCCCCACGCCCCGCAGCCGCGAGGGCGGTGGTCCGGTGACGGACGGTGAGACGCGCCCGGGTGTTCCGATGGACGAGTCCACCCGGCCCGCGTTCCCCATCGAGGCGCTGGAGGAAGAGGCTCGGGCGCGGGGCGTGCGCCAGGACACGGCGCCCTCGGTGGAGGTGGGGCCCGAGGCCTTCGTTCGCGGCGGCGGGGTGAGTCCTTCGTCTGCTCCGATTCCTCGCGCGCCCGCGATGACGCGCGAGGTCCAGATGACGTCGATGCCGCCCGAGGCGGTGCCGCCGGGTGTGGCCGCCGCGCGTGCGCTGCTTCCGTCGCACATGCGGCCGACCGAGCTGGCGATGCCGAGCCTGGGCGGGCCGTCTTCTCCCGAGGACGCGTCCGTCCAGGTGGAGTCGACGGATGCGAAGGCCGAGTCGCTCCGGGGCAGGGCGTCCGAGGCGAGCCCGAGCGTGATTGCCTTGGTGGGCGCGCCCACGCCCGCGGTGCCGCCGCGTGGGTCGCAGGGCACGGTGAACTCGCGACCTCCGCCGCCAGGGGCCGAGCCTCACGCGTCCGCAGCGGTGCTGCCTCGCACCGGCGTGGTGGTGATGCCCGCGGTCAACGTGCCTGCTCCCGCGCCGTTGCCTCGCACGTCGGCGCTGGAGTCAATGCCTGCCGTTGAGGTCTCGGAGGGGGCTGCCGGATACGAGGACGATGAACCCTCGCTGTCCGACGACGAGGACTCCGCCTCGGCGCGGGAGGGCGCGTTTGGGAGTGCGGCGCCGGTCGAGGAGCTGTCGTCGCGGGAGGACGAGGCGGCATTCAGCGAGCCGCATCCTTCTGGCCCGATGCCTCGAACGGCTTCGGTGGTGATGGCGGCCGTCCAGCCGCCTCCGCCGGGCTCGACGCCGGCTCGCGCGACGTCCGCGGTGGGCTCGCCGGATGAGGCCGCGGCTTCACGCTCCCTGTCGTCGGCGGGCATGCCCGCTGTGGGCGCGCAGGCGGGGACTTCGTCTCGCGCCATTTCCTCCGTGGAAGTGGCTGCGTTGGATGCGCAGGACGAGGACGCTTCAGACTCGGCGTCTTCCGTGGACATGTCCTCGGAGGACGGGACGCCACCGCGCACGATGTCCTCGGCGGGGATGCCGGCCGTGGGGGCGGAGCACGTTGCGCCGCCGCGCTCGATGTCGTCGGCGGGCATGCCCGCTGTGGGTTCTCAGACCGGAACGCCAGCGCGGCCCCTGTCCTCGGCGAGCGTACCCGCCTCGACATCATCGGGTTCCGCACCTGCTCGGACGGCTTCGGCGGTGATGGCTGCGGTGTCTCCCGCCCAGGCTGGCATGACGCCCTCGCGGGGCATGTCTTCGCTGGGGGCACCTCAACCTCCGAGGGGGGCAACGCCCTCGCGAGCCATTCCCGCCGCGCCTGCATCGGGAGCGACGGCTTCCCGCTCCGCGCCCGTGGTGGATGAGCCCGCCGTGGACACCACCCCCGCTCACGGCGGGCGGGCCCTCTCCCCCGAGGACGAAGCCGAGGCCGGCCTTTCTTCGACTGACGCGCAGTCACATGAAGGCGCTTCGTCGGAGCTGCCCGTGCTCTCCACCGAGGATGTGGGGCACGAGGAATCCGCGGCGAGCATCGCCGACGTCGACACGCATCCGCGCATCCACCGCCCGTCGCGAACCGAGCGCCACGACGACACCCAGCCCCGCGTCGCGCATCACGCCGACACGGACCCTCGCGTCACCCGTCATGACGACACGCATCCGCGCGTGGTGCTGGACGCGGGCCTCTTCAATGACGTGAATGGCTCCGAGGACGAGGAGCGGTCCGGCGTCTCCCGGCCCAGGTCTCGGCGGGCCCGGCCGTCTTCGCCGGGGATGGCACCGGCCAGCACCGCGCGCAGGACAGGTTCCGTCTCCGCTGTGCGCCCCACCGCGCCTGCCCCCGTCGTGACGGAGGAAGAAGAGGACGAGAGCGACGACGATGTCCGCGTCTCCCTCACGCCCAACGAGGAGACGCGGCGCACGACGATGCCCGTCCGCCCGGAGACGCGCTCGGCCGAGCGCATCGCGAAGGAGGACACCCGCCGCACGACGATGCCCGAGCGCCCCGAGCGTCGTCGCAAGGGCCCGCTGGTGCTCGTGCTGGTGTTGCTGTTCGTCAGTCTGGCCGTGGTCGGAGCCTTCTTCCTGGGCCCCCCGGAGCTCCGCGCCCAGGTGCTGCGCCAGTTCATGCCGAAGGAGCCCGAGGGGCCGCCGCCCGCGCAGCCCCTGCGTCCCTCCGCTCCCGACGAAGCGCAGGCGGGCAAGGCTGCCAACGAGAACGGCCCGCCTCCCGAGGGGAACGCAGCGCAGGCTCCGGGAGCCTCCACGCCCGCCGGTGCCACGCCGGGAATCCCCACGCCCAACGCCGCGCCGCCCGCCGGTGCCACGCCGGGAACCCCCGCTCCGCCCACTGGTGCCACGGAAGGCAGAGACGCGCTCGATGACTCCTTCCTCGCGCCGCTGGACACGCAGCAGAAGGACACCGAGGCTCCCACGAAGCGCGCGGCGCCGGTCCGCAAGATTCGCTCCGCTCGCGCCCGTCAGCTCACCGTGCTGGAGAGGGAGTGGCGCGAGACGAACGCGCTCTTCAACCAGCTCAACGCGGAGCACTCGTGCGTGGTGCTCGGCCTCTGGTGCACGCGGTACGCCGAGGTGAAGAGCGAGGTGGATGCCGCGGGCAGCAGCGACAACCCGGAAGCGCTGCGCAAGGTCCGGGCGATGAAGCGCTACCTGCTGCAGAAGCAGAAGGAGCTGTACTAG
- a CDS encoding FHA domain-containing protein, with amino-acid sequence MWQIIINGPGYFDTSYDLPEGVTSLGRADENDIVLGGDLVSRRHARLYVDGDVLRIEDLGSRNGSRINGAPLQGSRQLAAGDSVALGENVLSVRQPNTVENAATEMVDLGAGGVVRFGHGQDVGPSVLLAKNVRDADVLRLLDNVGPVSFDDSFSASAPLPAASPRVGQETLVLLFRTAEALSSATTLSSFLDSTMDRLLEVTDATTAVVLLKHATGAMVPAAVRHRGRLAKGEVPVSDAIVEEALRQGRALAVGDVRDDRRFAGRESVILYGVDRVLCIPIGTEPPYAGVLYVNLSAKGDASVESMLDTCTAVAHLVATGVQKFSPREGSPAADRLRRNLERFHPPDVAERRAAEAQKQGGKLPGLEERNLTILHAELVGFSVLSMRIGAARATQMLNDFHARMSGIVFSFEATVEGFRGESLRALFGVPYVKGEDSIRAVRAALALRSEWERSMARRPLDERCELRIALHSTRALVGMIGTEVRPDYTVVGDGVGIAGWLAGTASPGQVLITGKVLATVGARFDVQPLGERLIRPPKDKVAAFEVLEEDVGQLTNPGFR; translated from the coding sequence ATGTGGCAGATCATCATCAACGGGCCCGGCTACTTCGACACGTCGTACGATCTGCCTGAGGGCGTGACGAGCCTCGGCCGCGCGGACGAGAACGATATCGTCCTGGGCGGCGATCTCGTCTCACGCCGGCATGCGAGGCTGTACGTCGACGGTGACGTGCTGCGAATCGAAGACCTGGGCAGTCGCAACGGCAGCCGCATCAACGGCGCGCCCTTGCAGGGCTCTCGGCAGCTCGCCGCCGGAGACTCGGTGGCGCTGGGCGAGAACGTCCTCTCCGTGCGCCAGCCCAACACCGTGGAGAACGCGGCCACGGAGATGGTGGACCTGGGCGCGGGTGGCGTCGTGCGCTTCGGCCACGGCCAGGACGTGGGCCCCTCCGTCCTGTTGGCGAAGAACGTGCGCGACGCGGACGTGCTGCGGCTCCTGGACAACGTGGGCCCGGTCTCCTTCGACGACAGCTTCTCCGCGTCCGCGCCGCTGCCCGCCGCGAGCCCACGCGTGGGGCAGGAGACGCTGGTGCTGTTGTTCCGCACCGCGGAGGCGCTCTCGTCGGCCACGACGCTGTCGTCGTTCCTGGACTCCACCATGGACCGGCTGCTGGAGGTCACCGACGCGACCACGGCGGTGGTGCTGCTCAAGCACGCCACGGGCGCCATGGTGCCCGCCGCCGTGCGCCACCGCGGCCGGCTGGCCAAGGGCGAGGTACCCGTCTCGGATGCCATTGTGGAGGAGGCCCTGCGTCAGGGCCGCGCGCTCGCCGTGGGCGACGTGCGCGATGACCGCCGCTTCGCGGGCCGGGAGAGCGTCATCCTTTACGGCGTGGACCGGGTGCTGTGCATCCCCATCGGCACCGAGCCGCCCTACGCGGGGGTGCTCTACGTCAACCTGTCGGCCAAGGGTGACGCCAGCGTGGAGTCGATGCTGGATACCTGCACCGCGGTGGCGCACCTGGTGGCCACCGGCGTGCAGAAGTTCTCCCCGCGAGAGGGGAGTCCCGCGGCGGACAGGCTGCGGCGCAACCTGGAGCGCTTCCACCCGCCGGACGTGGCCGAGCGCCGCGCCGCCGAGGCCCAGAAGCAGGGCGGCAAGCTGCCCGGCCTGGAGGAGCGCAACCTCACCATCCTGCACGCGGAGCTCGTGGGCTTCTCCGTGTTGTCCATGCGCATCGGCGCCGCGCGCGCCACGCAGATGCTCAACGACTTCCACGCGCGGATGAGCGGCATCGTCTTCAGCTTCGAGGCCACCGTGGAGGGCTTCCGGGGCGAATCCCTGCGCGCCCTCTTCGGCGTTCCCTACGTGAAGGGCGAGGATTCGATCCGGGCCGTCCGGGCCGCCCTGGCGCTGCGCTCCGAGTGGGAGCGGTCCATGGCGCGCCGGCCCCTGGACGAGCGCTGCGAGCTGCGAATCGCCCTGCACAGCACCCGGGCCCTGGTGGGGATGATCGGCACCGAGGTGCGCCCGGACTACACCGTGGTGGGGGACGGCGTCGGGATTGCGGGGTGGCTTGCCGGCACCGCCAGCCCGGGCCAGGTGCTCATCACCGGCAAGGTCCTGGCCACCGTGGGGGCTCGCTTCGACGTCCAGCCGCTGGGCGAGCGCCTCATCCGCCCCCCGAAGGACAAGGTAGCGGCCTTCGAGGTGCTGGAAGAGGATGTAGGCCAGTTGACCAATCCCGGCTTCCGCTGA
- a CDS encoding ubiquinol-cytochrome c reductase iron-sulfur subunit produces MTGEVDRRAALGTLLKGTCALAAFGAGCGDGWREAVVLDPPDAGGPGPSCAPRVPSGPPGEGWVEVSLVEHPALEVPGGAAEVRIPQALLDVVVVHTSPGCYTALWRICTHGDCAVDWVPADGVMECPCHGSRFTQEGQVLNGPATRPLAAFPVVRQGASLFIHRPR; encoded by the coding sequence ATGACAGGGGAGGTGGACCGCCGCGCCGCGCTCGGCACGCTGCTCAAGGGCACCTGTGCCCTGGCGGCGTTCGGGGCGGGGTGTGGTGACGGGTGGCGGGAAGCCGTGGTGCTCGACCCTCCCGATGCGGGAGGGCCGGGCCCGTCTTGTGCGCCGCGGGTACCGTCGGGCCCGCCCGGCGAGGGCTGGGTGGAAGTCTCGTTGGTGGAGCACCCCGCGCTGGAGGTCCCCGGCGGCGCCGCGGAGGTCCGCATCCCCCAGGCGCTGCTGGACGTGGTGGTGGTCCACACGTCACCTGGCTGTTACACGGCGCTCTGGCGCATCTGCACGCACGGTGATTGCGCCGTGGACTGGGTGCCGGCCGACGGCGTCATGGAATGCCCCTGTCATGGCTCCCGCTTCACCCAGGAGGGGCAGGTGCTGAATGGCCCGGCGACTCGACCGCTCGCGGCCTTCCCCGTGGTGAGACAGGGCGCTTCCCTGTTCATCCACCGGCCCCGCTGA
- a CDS encoding cell surface protein — protein sequence MSHRGLHRFAWGTALAVLLGATACGDDSSGVGEDAGTDPVRDDAGQPDGSTPLEPDAGLPPEDPYADEVVLFEPGDFAGFGQDRFPDVVLGPPSGLGPDNGSLDVLSLGRGGTIVLRFTDIAVMDGPGVDLLVFENTFRVAGGAATYSERGIVSVSDDGVTWHEFPCATTDAAGGYPGCAGVATVQANPANGVSATDPAVAGGDGFDLATVGLSRAQYVRIVDAGNNRYGGTSGGFDLDAVAVVNGVSLRSGTP from the coding sequence GTGAGCCATCGCGGCCTCCACCGCTTCGCCTGGGGCACGGCGCTCGCCGTGCTCCTGGGCGCCACCGCGTGCGGTGACGATTCCTCCGGCGTCGGCGAAGACGCGGGAACGGACCCGGTGCGGGACGACGCGGGACAGCCGGATGGCTCCACACCGCTGGAGCCCGATGCCGGACTTCCGCCCGAGGACCCGTACGCGGACGAAGTCGTCCTCTTCGAGCCCGGCGACTTCGCGGGCTTCGGGCAGGACCGCTTCCCGGACGTCGTGCTCGGGCCTCCGTCGGGGCTGGGGCCGGACAACGGCTCGCTGGACGTGCTCTCGCTGGGCCGGGGCGGCACAATCGTTCTGCGCTTCACCGACATCGCCGTGATGGATGGGCCGGGCGTGGACCTGCTCGTGTTCGAGAACACCTTCCGCGTCGCGGGCGGAGCAGCCACGTACTCCGAGCGGGGCATCGTCTCCGTCAGCGACGACGGCGTCACCTGGCACGAATTCCCGTGTGCCACCACGGACGCCGCGGGCGGCTACCCGGGATGCGCGGGCGTCGCCACCGTCCAGGCCAATCCGGCCAACGGCGTCAGCGCCACGGACCCCGCGGTTGCGGGCGGAGACGGGTTCGACCTGGCGACGGTGGGCCTGAGCCGCGCGCAGTACGTGCGCATCGTCGACGCGGGCAACAACCGCTACGGCGGCACCTCCGGAGGCTTCGACCTGGACGCCGTCGCGGTGGTGAACGGCGTGTCGCTTCGGAGCGGCACGCCGTGA